One Pseudomonas entomophila genomic window carries:
- a CDS encoding sigma-54-dependent transcriptional regulator: MRIHVSFIDRVGITQEVLALLGARNLNLDAVEMVPPNVYIDAPTLSPAVLEELHDALFEVRGVQSVEVVDILPGQRRHLQLDALLAAMSDPVLAVDSAGKVLLANPALIALCGRESAGRSVGELFGDPDLLQALLDNNFHLPMREMQLNGQSLLLDATPITHAGGLLTLYPPNRMGERLSALHHDHAEGFDAMLGDSPAIRTLKARALRVATLDAPLLVHGETGTGKELVARACHAISSRHAAPFLALNCAALPESLAESELFGYAPGAFTGAQRGGKPGLMELANQGTVFLDEIGEMSPYLQAKLLRFLSDGSFRRVGGDREVKVDVRIISATHRDLERMVAEGTFREDLFYRLNVLNLQVPPLRDRGQDILSLAQYFMQQACTQIQRPPCRLAPATHPALLGNPWPGNVRQLQNVIFRAAAICESNVVDIGDLDIAGTSVARGQDGEVASLEQAVGDFERELLQRLYASYPSTRQLAGRLQTSHTAIAQRLRKYGIPSKA, translated from the coding sequence ATGCGCATCCACGTCAGCTTCATCGACCGCGTCGGCATCACCCAGGAAGTCCTGGCCCTGCTCGGCGCCCGCAACCTGAACCTCGATGCCGTGGAGATGGTCCCGCCGAACGTCTACATCGACGCCCCCACCCTCAGTCCCGCCGTGCTCGAAGAGCTGCACGACGCCCTGTTCGAAGTGCGCGGCGTGCAGTCGGTGGAGGTGGTCGACATCCTCCCCGGCCAACGCCGCCACCTGCAGCTCGACGCCCTGCTCGCCGCCATGAGCGACCCGGTGCTGGCCGTGGACAGCGCCGGCAAGGTGCTGCTGGCCAACCCCGCGCTGATCGCCCTGTGCGGCCGCGAATCGGCCGGGCGCTCGGTGGGCGAGCTGTTCGGCGACCCCGACCTGCTGCAAGCGTTGCTGGACAACAACTTCCACCTGCCCATGCGCGAGATGCAGCTCAACGGCCAGAGCCTGCTGCTCGACGCCACGCCGATCACCCACGCCGGCGGCCTGCTGACGCTGTACCCGCCCAACCGCATGGGCGAGCGGTTGTCGGCCTTGCACCATGATCACGCCGAAGGCTTCGACGCCATGCTCGGCGACTCCCCGGCCATCCGCACCCTCAAGGCCCGCGCCCTGCGTGTGGCCACCCTCGACGCACCGCTGCTGGTGCATGGCGAGACCGGCACCGGCAAGGAGCTGGTGGCCCGCGCCTGCCATGCCATCAGTAGCCGCCACGCCGCGCCGTTCCTGGCACTCAACTGCGCGGCGCTGCCCGAGAGCCTGGCCGAGAGCGAGCTGTTCGGCTATGCCCCCGGCGCCTTCACCGGCGCGCAACGTGGCGGCAAGCCCGGGCTGATGGAGCTGGCCAACCAGGGCACGGTGTTCCTCGACGAAATCGGCGAGATGTCGCCCTACCTGCAAGCCAAGCTGCTACGTTTTCTCAGCGACGGCAGCTTCCGCCGCGTGGGTGGCGACCGTGAAGTGAAGGTGGACGTGCGCATCATCAGCGCCACCCACCGCGACCTGGAGCGCATGGTCGCCGAAGGCACCTTCCGCGAAGACCTGTTCTACCGCCTCAACGTGCTCAACCTGCAAGTGCCGCCGCTGCGCGATCGCGGCCAGGACATCCTGTCCCTGGCGCAGTACTTCATGCAGCAGGCCTGCACCCAGATCCAGCGCCCACCCTGCCGCCTGGCCCCGGCCACTCACCCGGCGCTGCTGGGCAACCCCTGGCCGGGCAACGTGCGTCAGTTGCAGAACGTGATCTTCCGCGCCGCAGCCATCTGCGAGAGCAACGTGGTGGACATCGGCGACCTGGACATCGCCGGCACCTCGGTGGCCCGTGGGCAGGATGGCGAGGTGGCGAGCCTGGAACAGGCGGTGGGGGATTTCGAGCGGGAGTTGCTGCAGCGCTTGTACGCCAGCTATCCCTCGACAAGGCAGCTGGCCGGGCGGTTGCAGACCTCGCATACGGCGATTGCCCAGCGCCTGCGCAAGTACGGCATCCCCAGCAAGGCCTGA
- a CDS encoding S8 family serine peptidase: MAQALLVKIRGSLSDGHRQGLAAAVGAPDMEAILTLPAQPGITGAAGVAGAQGSTWYRAPLPPTSNPWDAAHAMLAHGAGFAATGSTQIEFVEPDIEQAWFTESPAPASALAAAACTFHPQDKSGQKAVVKDDNQWHLEDRFSQLGTARSKVAEDQQQAIRIAHLDTGYDPNHASLPLHLDKQNQRNFRDSDHPNDATDRTPDGWTAVRNQGHGHATLSLLAGNEVNNPAIAQGFSGFVGGAPYATVIPIRIADWVVRFSTGSMVQGFQYAVQQKVHILSMSMGGLSSRALADAVNLAYEHGVFMVTAAGNNYAWAPTPGSIVFPARFKRVLAACGVMANGRAYAGLSPGTMQGNYGPASKMQTAMGAFTPNVPWAEFGCGNLVSMDGAGTSSATPQLAAAAALWMASHQAQLASYPEPWMRVEATRAALFGSAMKTTGAMDAEETLEKIGRGVLQANAALGIAPPAKDVLVKTSPAEPSWSWLNLITGAGGASLAPDQASAVEQMLALELTQMAQRHRAVDEALPDGESGADVPAALLNRYLEAALDSGNPSAPLKAFLEKHLGRPQGAPATGPVTVAEGPRIARKTKQLPTPPRRLRVYALDPSIAKRLDSVEINETIINVPWEKLEPGPVGEYLEIVDIDPASDRLYDPVDLNEPKLLAQDGWPPSEGNPAFHQQMVYAVAMKTIRNFEEALGRRVLWASRKVAGTGGLSEPHYEYHSVRRLRIYPHALRTENAYYSPDKVALLFGYFQSTSTATAATPGGSMVFACLSSDIIAHEMSHALLDGLHRSFQDASNPDVPAFHEAFADIVALFQHFSIPELVRFQVRQARGRLDAAKLLGSLAQQFGEGTNRGGPLRDYLAKGNKPSYPDELEVHARGSILVSAVYEAFLSIVDRRTADLVRIATNGSGLLPRGALLPDLVERLTEETCKTARHVLRICIRALDYCPAVDITFGEYLRALITADIDLVAVDRFHYRVAFMDAFRKRNLLPADVRTVSEESLAWGTLVDTQPKWLNALVKDLDFGWDLKLDREAIHSLNETNRKMLWDRLSKLLGRHPELYPAFGLLPDVPKYTEDGEIVKQAATGQTNFSVTSVRPARRVAPDGSLFTEVVATIMQRRRVPVDPSDPQGPQMWFRGGVTLIIDPRRNHCEIRYAIVKNCGSESRLARQRQSASGSGFGALQALYFADTPSEPFALLHTHNGEFGHAH; the protein is encoded by the coding sequence ATGGCACAGGCGCTGCTGGTCAAGATTCGCGGGAGCTTGAGCGACGGACACAGGCAGGGGCTGGCCGCCGCGGTCGGCGCGCCGGACATGGAAGCGATCCTGACGCTTCCCGCCCAACCCGGGATCACCGGCGCGGCAGGCGTGGCGGGCGCACAGGGATCGACCTGGTACCGTGCACCCTTGCCACCCACGAGCAACCCCTGGGACGCCGCCCATGCCATGCTGGCCCACGGCGCGGGTTTTGCCGCCACCGGCAGCACGCAAATCGAGTTCGTCGAACCGGACATCGAGCAAGCCTGGTTCACCGAGTCGCCAGCGCCTGCGAGCGCGCTGGCCGCAGCGGCATGCACCTTTCACCCTCAGGACAAGTCAGGCCAGAAGGCCGTGGTAAAGGATGACAACCAGTGGCACCTCGAAGACCGCTTCTCGCAGCTGGGCACTGCACGGAGCAAGGTCGCCGAGGACCAGCAGCAAGCCATCAGGATCGCGCACCTGGACACCGGCTACGACCCGAACCACGCCTCCCTGCCCCTGCACCTCGACAAGCAGAACCAACGGAATTTCCGCGATAGCGATCACCCCAACGACGCCACCGATCGCACACCGGATGGCTGGACGGCCGTGCGCAACCAGGGCCATGGCCATGCCACGCTGAGCCTCCTGGCCGGCAACGAAGTCAACAACCCCGCCATCGCGCAAGGCTTTTCCGGCTTCGTCGGCGGCGCGCCATACGCCACCGTCATTCCCATCCGCATCGCCGACTGGGTCGTGCGCTTCTCGACCGGCAGCATGGTCCAGGGCTTCCAGTACGCGGTGCAACAGAAGGTGCACATCCTGTCGATGAGCATGGGCGGCCTGTCCTCCCGCGCCCTCGCCGATGCGGTCAACCTGGCCTACGAACACGGCGTGTTCATGGTCACCGCAGCAGGCAACAACTACGCCTGGGCACCGACACCCGGCTCGATCGTGTTCCCCGCCCGCTTCAAGCGCGTGCTCGCGGCCTGCGGGGTGATGGCCAACGGGCGCGCCTACGCCGGCCTCAGCCCGGGTACCATGCAAGGCAACTATGGGCCGGCGTCGAAGATGCAGACGGCAATGGGCGCCTTCACCCCCAACGTGCCCTGGGCCGAGTTCGGCTGCGGCAACCTGGTCAGCATGGATGGCGCGGGCACCTCCTCGGCCACGCCGCAACTGGCAGCCGCCGCCGCGCTGTGGATGGCCAGCCACCAAGCGCAACTTGCCAGCTATCCAGAACCCTGGATGCGCGTCGAAGCGACTCGCGCGGCCCTGTTCGGATCGGCCATGAAAACCACTGGTGCCATGGACGCGGAGGAAACCCTCGAGAAAATCGGACGGGGCGTGCTGCAGGCGAACGCGGCACTTGGCATTGCTCCACCGGCCAAGGACGTGCTCGTGAAGACCTCACCGGCAGAGCCCAGCTGGAGCTGGCTCAACCTGATCACCGGTGCTGGCGGCGCCTCGCTCGCCCCGGACCAGGCTTCAGCGGTCGAGCAGATGCTTGCGCTCGAATTGACGCAAATGGCGCAGCGCCATCGCGCAGTGGACGAGGCGCTGCCCGACGGCGAAAGCGGCGCTGATGTGCCAGCGGCCTTGCTCAATCGCTACCTTGAGGCGGCACTCGACTCCGGCAATCCTTCAGCGCCTCTGAAAGCCTTCCTCGAGAAGCACCTGGGCCGGCCCCAAGGCGCCCCTGCCACGGGCCCCGTCACGGTAGCCGAGGGCCCACGCATCGCACGCAAGACCAAGCAACTCCCCACCCCGCCACGGCGCCTGCGCGTCTATGCGCTTGACCCGTCCATCGCCAAGCGGCTGGATTCCGTCGAGATCAACGAGACCATCATCAATGTCCCCTGGGAAAAACTCGAACCCGGACCGGTGGGCGAATACCTCGAGATCGTCGACATCGACCCCGCCTCCGACCGCCTCTACGACCCGGTGGACCTGAACGAGCCGAAGCTGCTGGCCCAGGATGGCTGGCCCCCCTCGGAAGGCAACCCGGCCTTCCACCAGCAGATGGTCTACGCGGTGGCGATGAAGACCATCAGGAACTTCGAGGAAGCCCTGGGCCGGCGTGTGCTCTGGGCTTCGCGCAAGGTCGCGGGCACCGGCGGGCTAAGTGAGCCGCACTACGAGTACCACAGCGTGCGCAGGCTGCGGATCTACCCCCACGCACTGCGCACCGAGAACGCCTACTACAGCCCCGACAAGGTGGCGCTGCTGTTCGGCTACTTCCAGTCCACCTCGACGGCGACCGCCGCCACCCCTGGCGGCAGCATGGTGTTTGCCTGCCTGTCCAGCGACATCATCGCCCACGAGATGTCCCACGCCCTGCTCGATGGCCTGCACCGCAGCTTCCAGGATGCCTCCAACCCGGATGTGCCAGCGTTTCACGAGGCATTCGCCGATATCGTCGCGCTGTTCCAGCACTTCTCGATCCCCGAGCTGGTGCGTTTCCAGGTGCGCCAGGCCCGTGGCCGGCTGGATGCGGCGAAACTGCTGGGCTCCCTGGCCCAGCAGTTCGGCGAAGGGACCAACCGCGGCGGGCCACTGCGCGACTACCTCGCCAAAGGCAACAAGCCCAGCTACCCCGACGAGCTGGAGGTGCACGCACGGGGCTCGATCCTCGTCTCGGCGGTCTATGAAGCGTTCCTCAGCATCGTCGACCGGCGCACGGCGGACCTGGTCCGCATCGCCACCAACGGCAGCGGGCTACTGCCCAGGGGCGCGCTGCTCCCCGACCTGGTCGAACGGCTGACCGAAGAAACCTGCAAGACCGCCCGCCATGTGCTGCGCATCTGCATCCGTGCGCTGGACTACTGCCCCGCCGTCGATATCACCTTCGGTGAGTACCTGCGCGCACTGATCACCGCCGATATCGATCTGGTGGCCGTCGACCGGTTCCACTACCGCGTCGCCTTCATGGACGCCTTCCGCAAGCGCAACCTGCTGCCAGCGGATGTGCGCACTGTCTCGGAAGAGTCCCTGGCCTGGGGCACGCTGGTCGATACACAGCCGAAATGGCTGAACGCGCTGGTCAAGGACCTCGACTTTGGCTGGGACCTCAAGCTCGATCGGGAGGCGATCCATAGTCTCAACGAAACCAACCGCAAGATGCTGTGGGATCGCCTCTCCAAGCTCCTCGGACGCCACCCTGAACTGTACCCGGCATTCGGCCTGCTGCCCGATGTGCCGAAGTACACGGAGGACGGAGAGATCGTGAAACAGGCGGCCACCGGCCAGACCAATTTCTCGGTTACCAGCGTGCGCCCCGCACGCCGTGTCGCCCCCGATGGCAGCTTGTTCACCGAGGTGGTGGCAACGATCATGCAGCGCCGGCGCGTGCCGGTGGACCCGAGTGACCCGCAAGGGCCACAGATGTGGTTCCGCGGTGGCGTGACGCTGATCATCGACCCACGCCGCAACCACTGCGAAATCCGCTACGCCATCGTCAAGAACTGCGGCAGCGAGAGCCGCCTCGCCCGACAGCGGCAGAGCGCCTCGGGCAGTGGCTTCGGCGCGCTGCAAGCCCTCTACTTCGCGGACACCCCGAGCGAGCCGTTCGCGCTTCTGCACACCCACAACGGGGAGTTCGGCCATGCCCACTGA
- a CDS encoding MBL fold metallo-hydrolase gives MPTDQPGFTIRHYCQGIGDCHLLRFGKADGGTCWMLIDCGIHTAIKGGSQIIDDIVDDIYQQTGGKLDILVLTHEHTDHISAFRESSNRFSRFSVGEVWMAWTESPSDPQARQLDRFKQQALSALSGASRQLHGANAAGSSALRDGLDQLLAFSFGAQGETVRAMRDAAAKLGKAGVRYLEPTVAPLDMPGVPAVRVYVLAPSRNADYLDIIDRVGERYPMANSLQGLRTAESLSNAFRAAASGSGFTDPTAPFDASQGTPLSELTRPGKTFAADPIGRFAYAHYYGPSDRSDLLDTGKSAKTVDASATDQAWRRIDLDWLSGAGTLAMQLDNKINNTSLVLAFEIVATGRVVLFAADAQIGNWLSWQDAAWKMPDGTTVTGPDLLKRTVYYKVGHHGSENATAKAKGLELMTSEDLAAFIPTNAQDAGTVRWGRMPFPSLLAALDTQCHQRVVRADDAQLLNGTAPFQAPSGSIQALRVGSVGQGNDQRRTWIEFDVA, from the coding sequence ATGCCCACTGACCAGCCAGGCTTCACCATCCGCCACTACTGCCAGGGCATTGGCGACTGCCACCTGCTGCGCTTCGGCAAAGCCGATGGCGGCACCTGCTGGATGCTCATCGATTGCGGGATCCACACGGCCATCAAGGGGGGCTCGCAGATCATCGACGACATCGTCGACGACATCTACCAACAGACCGGCGGCAAGCTCGACATCCTGGTGCTGACCCACGAACATACCGACCACATCAGCGCCTTCCGCGAGTCCTCCAACCGGTTTTCACGCTTCAGCGTCGGCGAGGTGTGGATGGCCTGGACCGAATCCCCCAGCGATCCCCAGGCCCGGCAACTGGACAGGTTCAAGCAGCAGGCCCTGAGCGCGCTGTCCGGCGCCAGCCGGCAGTTGCATGGCGCGAACGCGGCAGGCAGCAGCGCGTTGCGCGACGGCCTCGACCAGCTCCTGGCCTTCAGCTTCGGCGCCCAGGGTGAGACCGTTCGCGCCATGCGCGACGCCGCCGCCAAGCTGGGCAAGGCAGGCGTCAGGTACCTCGAACCCACGGTCGCCCCCCTCGACATGCCCGGCGTACCCGCGGTCCGGGTATATGTCCTGGCCCCCTCGCGAAACGCCGACTACCTCGACATCATCGACCGTGTCGGTGAGCGCTACCCGATGGCCAACAGCCTGCAAGGCCTGCGCACTGCCGAATCGCTCTCGAATGCGTTTCGCGCGGCGGCATCGGGCAGCGGCTTCACCGACCCGACGGCGCCCTTCGACGCCAGCCAGGGCACGCCACTGAGCGAACTGACGCGCCCAGGCAAGACGTTCGCGGCAGACCCCATCGGCCGTTTCGCCTATGCGCACTACTACGGCCCGAGCGACCGCTCCGACCTGCTGGACACGGGTAAATCCGCGAAGACCGTCGATGCAAGCGCGACCGACCAGGCCTGGCGCCGGATCGACCTCGACTGGCTGAGCGGCGCGGGCACGCTGGCGATGCAACTCGACAACAAGATCAACAACACCAGCCTGGTCCTCGCCTTCGAGATCGTGGCGACCGGGCGCGTGGTCCTGTTCGCCGCCGACGCGCAGATCGGCAACTGGCTGAGCTGGCAGGATGCGGCCTGGAAGATGCCCGACGGGACGACCGTGACCGGCCCCGACCTGCTGAAGCGCACGGTCTACTACAAAGTGGGCCACCACGGCAGCGAGAACGCGACGGCAAAGGCCAAGGGGCTCGAACTGATGACCAGCGAGGACCTGGCGGCCTTCATCCCCACCAACGCGCAGGATGCGGGCACGGTGCGCTGGGGCCGAATGCCGTTCCCATCATTGCTGGCGGCCCTCGACACCCAGTGCCACCAGCGGGTCGTACGTGCCGACGACGCGCAACTCTTGAATGGAACAGCGCCCTTCCAGGCGCCTTCCGGCTCAATCCAGGCACTTCGGGTGGGCAGCGTCGGCCAGGGCAACGACCAGCGGCGCACCTGGATCGAGTTCGACGTGGCTTAG
- the gcvH gene encoding glycine cleavage system protein GcvH — protein MSELRFTEDHEWLRVETDGSVTVGITAYAQNALGDVVYVQLPELQQYEKGAEASTVESVKAASGVYMPLAGEVVAVNEGLNDSPELVNEDPLGEGWFFRFKPADMNEVSALLDQDAYDRLLKANDDA, from the coding sequence ATGAGCGAGTTGCGTTTCACCGAAGATCACGAATGGCTGCGTGTCGAAACTGATGGCAGCGTCACCGTAGGCATCACCGCCTACGCCCAGAACGCCCTCGGCGACGTGGTCTATGTGCAACTGCCGGAACTGCAGCAGTATGAAAAGGGCGCCGAAGCCTCCACCGTGGAATCGGTCAAAGCCGCCAGCGGCGTGTACATGCCGCTGGCCGGTGAAGTGGTCGCGGTCAACGAAGGCCTGAACGACAGCCCCGAGCTGGTCAACGAAGACCCGCTGGGCGAAGGCTGGTTCTTCCGTTTCAAACCCGCCGACATGAACGAAGTAAGCGCCCTGCTCGACCAGGACGCCTACGACCGCCTGCTCAAAGCCAACGACGACGCCTGA
- the gcvP gene encoding aminomethyl-transferring glycine dehydrogenase, with protein MTINLGTANEFIARHIGPRAADEQAMLNALGFDSLEAMTAAVIPDSIKGTSVLGSEDGQSEADALAALKAIAGKNQLFKSYIGQGYYNTHTPAPILRNLLENPAWYTAYTPYQPEISQGRLEALLNFQTLISDLTGLPIANASLLDEATAAAEAMTFCKRLSKNKASHAFFASVHCHPQTLDVLRTRAEPLGIEVVVGDERELGEVSAFFGALLQYPASNGDVFDYREVVQRFHAAGALVAVAADLLALTLLTPPGEFDADVAIGSAQRFGVPLGFGGPHAAYFATRDAFKRDMPGRLVGVSIDRFGKSALRLAMQTREQHIRREKATSNICTAQVLLANIASMYAVYHGPAGLKRIAERTHALTAILATGLTKLGIKVVTGDFFDTLTLATGSATSALHGKARAQGINLRQVDAAHLGLSLDETSSQADVEALWQLFAEGQATPDFTALAATVAARLPAALLRQSAILEHPVFNRYHSETELMRYLRRLADKDLALDRSMIPLGSCTMKLNAASEMIPVTWAEFGNLHPFAPAEQSQGYLQMTTELEAMLCAATGYDAVSLQPNAGSQGEYAGLLAIRAYHRSRGDSHRDICLIPSSAHGTNPATAHMAGMRVVVTACDARGNVDIDDLRAKAIEHRERLAAIMITYPSTHGVFEEAIGEICAIIHGNGGQVYIDGANMNAMVGLCAPGKFGGDVSHLNLHKTFCIPHGGGGPGVGPIGVKSHLAPFLPGHAALENTQGAVCAAPFGSASILPITWMYIRMMGGAGLKRASQMAILNANYIARRLEEHYPVLYTGGNGLVAHECILDLRPLKDTSGISVDDVAKRLIDFGFHAPTMSFPVAGTLMIEPTESESKEELDRFCDAMIQIREEIRAVENGSLDKDDNPLKNAPHTAAELAGEWTHGYSREQAVYPLPSLVEGKYWPPVGRVDNVYGDRNLVCACPSIESYQDV; from the coding sequence ATGACCATCAACCTCGGCACCGCCAACGAATTCATCGCCCGTCACATCGGCCCGCGCGCCGCTGACGAGCAGGCCATGCTCAACGCGCTGGGCTTCGACTCGCTGGAAGCGATGACCGCCGCCGTCATCCCCGACAGCATCAAGGGCACCAGCGTGCTCGGCAGCGAAGACGGCCAGAGCGAGGCCGACGCCCTCGCCGCGCTGAAAGCCATCGCCGGCAAGAACCAGCTGTTCAAGAGCTACATCGGCCAGGGTTACTACAACACCCACACCCCGGCGCCGATCCTGCGCAACCTTCTGGAAAACCCGGCCTGGTACACCGCCTACACCCCGTACCAGCCCGAGATTTCCCAAGGCCGCCTGGAAGCGCTGCTGAACTTCCAGACCCTGATCAGCGACCTCACCGGCCTGCCGATCGCCAACGCCTCGCTGCTCGACGAAGCCACCGCCGCCGCCGAAGCCATGACCTTCTGCAAGCGCCTGTCGAAGAACAAGGCCAGCCACGCCTTCTTCGCCTCGGTGCACTGCCACCCGCAGACCCTCGACGTGCTGCGCACCCGCGCCGAACCCCTGGGCATCGAAGTAGTGGTGGGCGACGAGCGTGAACTGGGCGAGGTCAGCGCCTTCTTCGGCGCCCTGCTGCAATACCCGGCCAGCAACGGCGACGTGTTCGACTACCGCGAGGTGGTGCAGCGCTTCCACGCCGCCGGCGCCCTGGTGGCCGTGGCCGCCGACCTGCTGGCCCTGACCCTGCTCACTCCGCCAGGCGAGTTCGACGCCGACGTGGCCATCGGCAGCGCCCAGCGCTTTGGTGTGCCGCTGGGCTTCGGTGGCCCGCACGCGGCCTACTTCGCCACCCGCGACGCGTTCAAGCGCGACATGCCGGGCCGCCTGGTCGGTGTGTCGATCGACCGCTTCGGCAAGAGCGCCCTGCGCCTGGCCATGCAGACCCGCGAGCAGCACATCCGCCGCGAGAAGGCCACCAGCAACATCTGCACCGCCCAGGTGCTGCTGGCCAACATCGCCAGCATGTACGCCGTGTACCACGGCCCGGCCGGCCTCAAGCGCATCGCCGAACGCACCCACGCGCTGACCGCGATTCTTGCCACCGGCCTGACCAAGCTGGGCATTAAAGTGGTCACCGGCGACTTCTTCGACACCCTGACCCTGGCCACCGGCAGCGCCACCAGCGCCCTGCACGGCAAGGCCCGCGCCCAGGGCATCAACCTGCGCCAGGTCGACGCCGCCCACCTGGGCCTGTCGCTGGACGAGACCAGCAGCCAGGCCGATGTCGAGGCCCTGTGGCAGCTGTTCGCCGAAGGCCAGGCCACCCCGGACTTCACCGCCCTGGCCGCGACCGTCGCCGCGCGCCTGCCGGCCGCCCTGCTGCGCCAGTCGGCCATCCTCGAGCACCCGGTGTTCAACCGCTACCACAGCGAAACCGAGCTGATGCGCTACCTGCGCCGCCTGGCCGACAAGGACCTGGCGCTGGACCGCAGCATGATCCCGCTGGGCTCGTGCACCATGAAGCTCAACGCCGCCAGCGAGATGATCCCGGTGACCTGGGCCGAGTTCGGCAACCTGCACCCGTTCGCCCCGGCCGAGCAGAGCCAGGGCTACCTGCAGATGACCACCGAGCTGGAAGCCATGCTCTGCGCCGCCACCGGCTATGACGCCGTGTCGCTGCAACCGAACGCCGGTTCCCAGGGCGAGTACGCAGGCCTCTTGGCGATCCGCGCCTACCACCGCAGCCGCGGCGACAGCCACCGCGACATCTGCCTGATCCCGTCCTCGGCCCACGGCACCAACCCCGCCACCGCGCACATGGCCGGCATGCGCGTGGTGGTCACCGCCTGCGACGCCCGCGGCAACGTCGACATCGACGACCTGCGCGCCAAGGCCATCGAACACCGCGAGCGCCTGGCGGCGATCATGATCACCTACCCGTCGACCCACGGCGTGTTCGAGGAAGCCATCGGCGAGATCTGCGCGATCATCCACGGCAACGGCGGCCAGGTGTACATCGACGGCGCCAACATGAACGCCATGGTCGGCCTGTGCGCCCCGGGCAAGTTCGGCGGCGACGTCTCGCACCTGAACCTGCACAAGACCTTCTGCATCCCCCACGGCGGTGGCGGCCCGGGCGTCGGCCCGATCGGCGTCAAATCGCACCTGGCGCCGTTCCTGCCTGGCCACGCCGCGCTGGAAAACACCCAGGGCGCGGTCTGCGCCGCGCCGTTCGGCAGCGCCAGCATCCTGCCGATCACCTGGATGTACATTCGCATGATGGGGGGTGCGGGCTTGAAGCGCGCCTCGCAGATGGCGATCCTCAACGCCAACTACATCGCCCGCCGCCTGGAAGAGCACTATCCTGTGCTGTACACCGGTGGCAACGGCCTGGTGGCGCATGAATGCATCCTCGACCTGCGCCCGCTCAAGGATACCAGCGGCATCAGCGTCGACGACGTGGCCAAGCGGCTGATCGACTTCGGCTTCCACGCCCCGACCATGTCCTTCCCGGTGGCCGGCACGCTGATGATCGAACCGACCGAAAGCGAGTCCAAAGAAGAACTGGACCGCTTCTGCGACGCCATGATCCAGATCCGCGAAGAGATTCGCGCCGTCGAGAATGGCAGCCTGGACAAGGACGACAACCCGCTGAAAAACGCCCCGCACACTGCGGCGGAGCTGGCCGGCGAGTGGACCCACGGTTACAGCCGCGAGCAAGCGGTCTATCCGCTGCCAAGCCTGGTGGAAGGCAAGTACTGGCCGCCGGTGGGCCGGGTCGACAACGTGTACGGCGACCGCAACCTGGTCTGCGCCTGCCCGTCGATCGAGAGCTATCAGGACGTCTGA